One Tomitella gaofuii DNA segment encodes these proteins:
- a CDS encoding MFS transporter: MTTALTDDRTPTTPRSPRRAVPPWLAVWGVVFVASWAGNQFSPLLVMYEDRQDYSSFLVNLLLGVYVLGLAPALLVAGPLSDRYGRRPLMLAGVGTAVLGSALLALGHYGPGFIAAGRLFSGFTIGIAMAVGNSWVKELSQAPHDPRAGRTAGPRRASLAFTLGSAGGALVAGLLAQWGPLPDVLPFLVHIVVAVPFAVVVLRTPETHAPDTSSSLLRQLRIDSARHPRFLRVVLVAAPWIFGSAAIAYGYLPTKLRDATGEQGLVFATAATVIALGVSSAIQPVAKRVHSMSSARGLSAALVIMAAGIGLVWLAIDLQSVAMGLASNVVVGAGIGIGLVSGLIEVQRIAGDRDLAGLTGVFYAAAYLGFLTPTLISAVAGPVPLGVVFLVLTALAAACWAALAVSSRKHIPEGRTLVVDGQAPAQPRRMRDHDEEPTSPSADPR, encoded by the coding sequence GTGACCACCGCGCTCACCGACGACCGCACGCCGACCACCCCGCGTTCGCCCCGCCGCGCCGTCCCGCCCTGGCTGGCGGTCTGGGGCGTGGTGTTCGTCGCCTCGTGGGCCGGCAACCAGTTCAGCCCGCTGCTGGTGATGTACGAGGACCGGCAGGACTACTCGTCGTTTCTGGTGAACCTGCTGCTCGGCGTCTACGTCCTGGGCCTCGCGCCCGCCCTGCTGGTGGCCGGGCCGCTGTCGGACAGGTACGGCCGCAGGCCGCTCATGCTCGCCGGGGTGGGCACCGCCGTGCTCGGCAGCGCCCTGCTGGCGCTGGGGCACTATGGCCCCGGATTCATCGCCGCGGGAAGGCTGTTCTCCGGGTTCACCATCGGCATCGCGATGGCGGTGGGCAACAGCTGGGTCAAGGAGCTCTCGCAGGCCCCGCACGACCCGCGCGCGGGCCGCACCGCCGGCCCCCGCCGCGCCTCGCTGGCGTTCACCCTCGGCTCCGCGGGCGGCGCGCTGGTGGCGGGGCTGCTGGCCCAGTGGGGTCCGCTCCCCGACGTCCTGCCGTTCCTGGTGCACATCGTCGTCGCGGTCCCGTTCGCCGTCGTCGTGCTGCGCACCCCCGAAACGCACGCGCCCGACACCTCCTCGTCGCTGCTGCGACAGCTGCGCATCGACAGCGCACGGCATCCACGATTTCTGCGCGTGGTGCTGGTGGCGGCGCCCTGGATCTTCGGCTCCGCCGCCATCGCCTACGGGTACCTGCCGACGAAGCTACGCGACGCCACCGGCGAACAGGGCCTGGTGTTCGCCACCGCGGCCACCGTCATCGCCCTCGGGGTGTCCTCGGCGATCCAGCCCGTCGCCAAGCGCGTGCACTCGATGTCGTCGGCCCGCGGGCTGTCGGCCGCCCTGGTGATCATGGCCGCCGGCATCGGGCTGGTCTGGCTGGCGATCGATTTGCAGTCGGTGGCCATGGGCCTCGCCTCCAACGTGGTGGTCGGCGCGGGCATCGGCATCGGCCTGGTCTCCGGGCTCATCGAGGTGCAACGCATCGCGGGCGACAGAGACCTGGCGGGGCTCACCGGCGTGTTCTACGCCGCCGCCTACCTGGGCTTCCTCACCCCGACGCTGATCTCCGCGGTGGCAGGACCCGTCCCGCTGGGCGTGGTCTTCCTGGTGCTCACCGCCCTGGCCGCAGCGTGCTGGGCGGCGCTGGCGGTCTCGTCGCGCAAGCACATCCCGGAGGGGCGCACGCTCGTGGTGGACGGACAGGCGCCCGCGCAGCCGCGCCGCATGCGGGATCACGACGAGGAGCCGACCAGCCCCTCCGCGGACCCCAGATAG